From the genome of Fundulus heteroclitus isolate FHET01 chromosome 7, MU-UCD_Fhet_4.1, whole genome shotgun sequence, one region includes:
- the mfsd9 gene encoding major facilitator superfamily domain-containing protein 9 isoform X2: MLLREGKGNQQDLFGVSMIIPLLSHHVKALGASPTVAGIVGSTYGILQLFSSTIVGSWSDVVGRRYSLLTSILLSAFGYGLLGISTSITLFVLARIPVGLFKHSLSICRALLSDLVSESERPLVMGHFNAASSVGFILGPVVGGYLTEHEGGFYTSSFTCAAIFLINAGLVWMLPWSEKITDRSETNCSNSASKGCPDDYCKKSAQNGAHANHRHPVLTAEKEADCRAPGKPRPGWREVSLLQPAWRQLTSVSSRIHMVASSDMWDLFLVRLLMAVAIMLYYSNFSLAMEERFSLKPKTTGYLISYSSTLGALAGFLVGPVTKLYRNNMAALLLHSTVLTCSLIFLYAAAPSVWQVLLTSTFFAISTSVGRTCITDLELQRGGAHASGTLIGAGQSVTAVGRVLAPLLSGLTQEISPCGPPSLGVVLALAAVGLLLIRIPKWDGRGLAKTVKL, translated from the exons GACTTGTTTGGGGTGAGCATGATCATCCCGCTCTTGAGCCACCATGTAAAGGCTCTTGGAGCGAGTCCCACAGTGGCTGGAATCGTGG GATCTACGTATGGAATATTGCAGCTTTTCTCCAGCACAATAGTA GGCAGCTGGAGCGACGTGGTGGGGCGGCGCTACTCTCTGCTGACTTCTATCCTGCTGAGCGCCTTTGGTTACGGCCTCCTTGGGATTTCCACAAGCATCACTTTGTTTGTCCTCGCACGAATACCTGTTG ggctgTTCAAGCACTCCTTGTCCATCTGCAGAGCCTTGCTGTCAGACCTGGTGTCGGAGTCTGAGCGCCCTCTTGTGATGGGACACTTCAATGCAGCCTCCAGCGTCGGCTTCATCCTGGGTCCTGTCGTAGGCGGCTACCTCACTGAGCACGAAGGAGGCTTTTATACCTCCTCATTCACATGTGCAGCCATCTTTCTAATCAATGCTG gtTTGGTGTGGATGCTGCCATGGAGCGAGAAAATAACTGATCGAAGCGAAACTAACTGCAGCAACAGCGCCAGTAAAGGATGTCCCGATGACTACTGCAAGAAGTCTGCGCAGAACGGCGCTCATGCGAACCACCGTCACCCGGTGTTGACGGCAGAGAAGGAAGCAGACTGCAGAGCTCCTGGGAAGCCTCGCCCAGGGTGGAGGGAGGTGTCTCTGCTCCAGCCTGCGTGGAGGCAGCTCACCTCAGTCAGCTCCAGGATTCACATGGTGGCGTCTTCCGACATGTGGGACCTCTTTCTCGTGCGTCTTCTTATGGCCGTGGCCATCATGCTCTACTACAGTAACTTCTCTCTGGCCATGGAGGAGCGTTTCTCTCTGAAACCGAAGACGACGGGTTATCTGATCAGCTACAGCAGCACCTTAGGGGCCCTGGCCGGGTTCCTGGTGGGGCCCGTCACTAAGCTTTACAGGAACAACATGGCCGCTCTGCTGCTTCACTCCACTGTGCTCACTTGTTCGCTCATCTTCCTCTACGCCGCCGCTCCGAGCGTGTGGCAGGTGCTGCTCACCTCCACCTTCTTTGCCATTTCTACCTCCGTCGGACGGACGTGTATCACGGATCTGGAGCTTCAGAGGGGAGGGGCCCACGCCAGCGGGACTCTGATCGGAGCCGGTCAGTCGGTGACCGCTGTGGGTCGAGTCCTGGCGCCCCTCCTCTCTGGTCTGACCCAGGAGATCAGCCCCTGCGGTCCTCCTAGTCTGGGGGTGGTGCTCGCGCTGGCAGCTGTAGGTCTGCTTCTCATCAGAATCCCAAAATGGGACgggagagggctggcaaaaactgtaaaactttGA
- the mfsd9 gene encoding major facilitator superfamily domain-containing protein 9 isoform X1: MNNQRCSTLLLKLRGRRGIIHCIYVVGFMDLFGVSMIIPLLSHHVKALGASPTVAGIVGSTYGILQLFSSTIVGSWSDVVGRRYSLLTSILLSAFGYGLLGISTSITLFVLARIPVGLFKHSLSICRALLSDLVSESERPLVMGHFNAASSVGFILGPVVGGYLTEHEGGFYTSSFTCAAIFLINAGLVWMLPWSEKITDRSETNCSNSASKGCPDDYCKKSAQNGAHANHRHPVLTAEKEADCRAPGKPRPGWREVSLLQPAWRQLTSVSSRIHMVASSDMWDLFLVRLLMAVAIMLYYSNFSLAMEERFSLKPKTTGYLISYSSTLGALAGFLVGPVTKLYRNNMAALLLHSTVLTCSLIFLYAAAPSVWQVLLTSTFFAISTSVGRTCITDLELQRGGAHASGTLIGAGQSVTAVGRVLAPLLSGLTQEISPCGPPSLGVVLALAAVGLLLIRIPKWDGRGLAKTVKL, encoded by the exons ATGAACAACCAGAGATGTAGCACTTTACTGCTGAAACTGAGAGGCCGGAGGGGGATCATACACTGCATCTATGTGGTGGGCTTCATG GACTTGTTTGGGGTGAGCATGATCATCCCGCTCTTGAGCCACCATGTAAAGGCTCTTGGAGCGAGTCCCACAGTGGCTGGAATCGTGG GATCTACGTATGGAATATTGCAGCTTTTCTCCAGCACAATAGTA GGCAGCTGGAGCGACGTGGTGGGGCGGCGCTACTCTCTGCTGACTTCTATCCTGCTGAGCGCCTTTGGTTACGGCCTCCTTGGGATTTCCACAAGCATCACTTTGTTTGTCCTCGCACGAATACCTGTTG ggctgTTCAAGCACTCCTTGTCCATCTGCAGAGCCTTGCTGTCAGACCTGGTGTCGGAGTCTGAGCGCCCTCTTGTGATGGGACACTTCAATGCAGCCTCCAGCGTCGGCTTCATCCTGGGTCCTGTCGTAGGCGGCTACCTCACTGAGCACGAAGGAGGCTTTTATACCTCCTCATTCACATGTGCAGCCATCTTTCTAATCAATGCTG gtTTGGTGTGGATGCTGCCATGGAGCGAGAAAATAACTGATCGAAGCGAAACTAACTGCAGCAACAGCGCCAGTAAAGGATGTCCCGATGACTACTGCAAGAAGTCTGCGCAGAACGGCGCTCATGCGAACCACCGTCACCCGGTGTTGACGGCAGAGAAGGAAGCAGACTGCAGAGCTCCTGGGAAGCCTCGCCCAGGGTGGAGGGAGGTGTCTCTGCTCCAGCCTGCGTGGAGGCAGCTCACCTCAGTCAGCTCCAGGATTCACATGGTGGCGTCTTCCGACATGTGGGACCTCTTTCTCGTGCGTCTTCTTATGGCCGTGGCCATCATGCTCTACTACAGTAACTTCTCTCTGGCCATGGAGGAGCGTTTCTCTCTGAAACCGAAGACGACGGGTTATCTGATCAGCTACAGCAGCACCTTAGGGGCCCTGGCCGGGTTCCTGGTGGGGCCCGTCACTAAGCTTTACAGGAACAACATGGCCGCTCTGCTGCTTCACTCCACTGTGCTCACTTGTTCGCTCATCTTCCTCTACGCCGCCGCTCCGAGCGTGTGGCAGGTGCTGCTCACCTCCACCTTCTTTGCCATTTCTACCTCCGTCGGACGGACGTGTATCACGGATCTGGAGCTTCAGAGGGGAGGGGCCCACGCCAGCGGGACTCTGATCGGAGCCGGTCAGTCGGTGACCGCTGTGGGTCGAGTCCTGGCGCCCCTCCTCTCTGGTCTGACCCAGGAGATCAGCCCCTGCGGTCCTCCTAGTCTGGGGGTGGTGCTCGCGCTGGCAGCTGTAGGTCTGCTTCTCATCAGAATCCCAAAATGGGACgggagagggctggcaaaaactgtaaaactttGA